In Ralstonia pseudosolanacearum, the DNA window TGCGCCTGGAGACGGACGGCCTGATCTGCCGCGAAGGCCGCGGCTGGATGGTGACGCCGCTCGACATTCAGGAGATCGAACAGCTCTTCGTCTATCGCGAAGTCCTGGAAGTGGCTGCGATCCAGTTGGCTGCGAAGCATGCAAACAGCGAAGCGCTGGACCGGCTGGAGGCCTCGCTTGAAGCCTGCAGGCCCGGCACGTCAACACGCGAAGCGCAGCAGATCGGCACGGAATTTCACGTTCAACTGGCGGCGCTGGCGGGCAATGATTTCATCGCCCGTGGCATTGCCGACGCCATGACGCGCCTGTCTCGCGCCCGCTGGCTGGACACCACGCCCGAGCATCAGGGCTGGGACGAGCATCGCGCGGTGCTGGCGGCCTTGCGCGAGGGCGATGCCGCCAAGGCATCCGCACTCGTCAGCCAGCATCTCCGCGATAGCCGCGATCGGCTGATGAAGATCCTGACCGAGGGACGCCGTAGCCTGCGGGCACGCGGGATCGTGGTTGAGCGGGGCTGACTGTGCGCCGCAGGCACTGGCTTCTTTGGTCGAAGCGGCATTGATCAGCGGGATCACGTGAAGGGCGGCTACGCGCTCGGCAGCGCTCGTCGGAGACGACATGGGGCGTACCGTCCGCCAGAAGCGGGCATGTCAAACGCATGCGTAAATGGGTCCGGGTAGCCACCCTGAGGCTCACAGCACATCGCATCGCAGTGAACACGCGACCGCCGCATCCCGCCCGCAACCCCCTTCAACCCTGCAGCGCAGCCCACATCTCCCTGTCACGCTGCGCCGTCCAGATACGCGGATGCGCGATGCCGCCCGCCTCATCAAACGCGCGGGACACATCAAACGGCAGGCAATGCTCGTAGATGAAGACACCGCCGAACCGGGCATCCATCAAAGCGCGCGCATGGCGCATCGCGCCTTTCAGGTCGAGGCCCTGGGCGTGTGCCTCTCGACCGGCCTTGAGCAGCGTGGTGACGAACGCGTTGGTGTAGCGGATGGCATCGTCGGCGTCTCGCGCGGAAAGCAGGGCCGGCCCCCGCCCCGGCACCAGCTTCTCCGCGCCCAGCGCCCGCAGGGCTTCCAGCGTGGCGGGCCACTGCTCCAGGTGCGCGTCGCCGCAGTAGCAGGCCGCTTCGTGCTCGACCAGATCCCCCGAGAACAGCACCTTCTGCGATGGCAGCCAGACCACGGTGTCACCCCGGGTGTGGCCCGCCCCGAGGTGCGCGATCCGCACTTCAAGGCGCCCCAGCCACAGCGTCAGCGCGCGCTCGAAGACCAGCGTCGGCCACGTCAGGCCGGGGATGGTTTCAACACCGGCGAACAGGCGCGGGAATCGCTCGATCTCGGACTGCATGTCCTGCGCGCCGCGCTCGACGATCAGGTCGTACGTTCCCCGGCTGGCGATGATCTCCCGGCACCCTTGCGCGACAAACGCCGAGGCCCCCAGCACGCGCACCGCGTGATAGTGGGACAGCACCAGGTGCCGGATCGGCTTGTCCGTGACCGCGCGAATCCTGGCGATCAGGTCTTGCGCCATCGCGGGCGTCGCGGTCGTGTCGACCACGAGGACGCTGTCATCGCCGATGACCACGCCGGAGTTCGGGTCGCCGTCCGCCGTGTAGGCGTAGGCG includes these proteins:
- a CDS encoding GntR family transcriptional regulator; its protein translation is METRLREMILNMELGPGERLTERWAEAQLGASRTPVRAALLRLETDGLICREGRGWMVTPLDIQEIEQLFVYREVLEVAAIQLAAKHANSEALDRLEASLEACRPGTSTREAQQIGTEFHVQLAALAGNDFIARGIADAMTRLSRARWLDTTPEHQGWDEHRAVLAALREGDAAKASALVSQHLRDSRDRLMKILTEGRRSLRARGIVVERG
- a CDS encoding MBL fold metallo-hydrolase, which encodes MTKTFASCGDTQARAATFTQLSENAYAYTADGDPNSGVVIGDDSVLVVDTTATPAMAQDLIARIRAVTDKPIRHLVLSHYHAVRVLGASAFVAQGCREIIASRGTYDLIVERGAQDMQSEIERFPRLFAGVETIPGLTWPTLVFERALTLWLGRLEVRIAHLGAGHTRGDTVVWLPSQKVLFSGDLVEHEAACYCGDAHLEQWPATLEALRALGAEKLVPGRGPALLSARDADDAIRYTNAFVTTLLKAGREAHAQGLDLKGAMRHARALMDARFGGVFIYEHCLPFDVSRAFDEAGGIAHPRIWTAQRDREMWAALQG